A genome region from Tolypothrix sp. PCC 7712 includes the following:
- a CDS encoding DsbA family protein, translating into MNDDRSYSSLLVLPSTQDWMQGVLSAKVVLVMYGDYQCSKSADVYRIIQRIKQELSASFGEDDLCFIFRHFPQAQIHPQAQRAAQAAVAAAAQGQFWSMHDTLFAHQQKLENGYLVEYANDLGLDIPQFLKELSKQVHIDRVNEDIESGCKSGITATPALFINNIRYTGRWKMAELMTAIVAASH; encoded by the coding sequence ATGAACGACGATCGCAGCTACAGTTCCTTACTTGTACTCCCTTCAACTCAAGATTGGATGCAAGGTGTGCTGAGTGCCAAGGTCGTGCTGGTGATGTATGGAGACTATCAATGCTCTAAAAGTGCGGATGTTTACAGGATAATTCAAAGAATCAAACAAGAGCTGAGTGCTTCTTTTGGAGAAGATGATTTATGCTTTATCTTCCGTCATTTTCCGCAAGCACAGATTCATCCCCAAGCTCAACGGGCAGCCCAAGCAGCCGTTGCCGCTGCCGCTCAGGGACAGTTTTGGTCAATGCACGACACTTTGTTTGCCCATCAACAGAAGTTAGAAAATGGTTATCTTGTAGAGTACGCCAATGATTTAGGGCTTGATATCCCTCAATTTCTTAAAGAGTTGTCTAAACAAGTGCATATTGATCGTGTCAATGAAGATATCGAAAGTGGATGCAAGAGTGGAATAACGGCTACTCCAGCCCTATTTATCAATAACATTCGATATACTGGGCGCTGGAAAATGGCAGAGTTGATGACAGCCATTGTTGCTGCAAGTCACTAA
- a CDS encoding (2Fe-2S)-binding protein, producing the protein MEEKFLEPLTSNSLTQKLQIFSSEEVELSLNINNISYSVKLEPRVTLLDALREKLGLMGTKKACDRGECGACTILVNGRRINSCMTLAIMHIDAEITTIEGLAQDSQLHPMQTAFITYDAFQCGYCTSGQIVSAVGMILEEPPKSEAEIREKMSGNLCRCGAYPNIIAAIQDVLEEMENAAI; encoded by the coding sequence ATGGAAGAAAAGTTTTTGGAACCACTAACTTCAAACTCTCTTACTCAAAAGTTGCAAATATTTTCTTCCGAAGAAGTAGAATTATCGCTGAACATCAATAATATCTCCTACTCAGTCAAACTAGAACCTCGCGTTACTTTACTGGATGCACTTCGAGAGAAGCTGGGTTTGATGGGCACTAAAAAAGCTTGCGATCGTGGTGAATGTGGAGCATGTACTATTCTAGTCAATGGTCGCCGAATTAACTCCTGTATGACTCTAGCAATAATGCATATCGACGCTGAAATTACCACAATTGAGGGATTAGCTCAAGATAGCCAACTCCACCCCATGCAAACAGCTTTCATTACCTATGATGCTTTTCAATGTGGTTACTGCACATCGGGTCAAATTGTATCAGCCGTAGGAATGATATTAGAAGAACCACCAAAATCTGAGGCAGAAATTCGAGAAAAAATGAGTGGAAACCTTTGCCGTTGTGGAGCATATCCAAATATTATTGCGGCGATTCAGGATGTGCTAGAGGAAATGGAAAATGCA
- a CDS encoding PAS domain S-box protein produces MGKTRPMNYLQKFHLVEAEKARVLGQFFEAEEFYERAIALAAENEFIQEEALAYELAAKHYLARGRSKIAQTYMKEAHYCYDRWGATAKVKDLEKRYPQLLKTNLVRQSHSIVTDETIRHPTAAIDLAAVMKAAQAISEMIHLDQLTATLMQVVIENTGAETGALILLEDDRLTVVAQCSGSRQCNLEKITVAGCATIPVSVIQSVERTSETLVFDDAVSEPSFLTDRYIQNQQTRSLLCMPILKQNQLIGILYLENNLSPGVFTSDRLQVLKLLIAQAAISLENARLYERLSDYSETLERKVEEQTQALQQEIAERQQTEAALRQSEANYRNLLQTANSVIIRYDPQGRIRYINDYGVKLLGYEEHQILGRSLFETIIPETELSGRDVRPFVHDLLRNPQSYPQGEGENLCRDGRRVWVVWSNQAIFNEQGDVVEILSVGNDTTQRRQAEEALQRSEAKFRTIFENSQVGIYRTRTDDGLILNANQRFADLFGFDSPQEIIGIEHTIGYWVNPSDRQQGIEVMKRDGEVRSYEAQMRKRDGTVFWGLFSSYLNAADDYIEGVIADISDRKQAEVALQASEAELRSLFSAIPDPLCIFTAQGQLICAIKGNPSYGELHREEYIGKTLHQLYATGQADEFLSYIQQVLRTQQVLTVEYSQWIAGREMWFSARIAPIRHEQVIWIARDITLQKRAEAASILEERNRMAREIHDTLAQAFTGILAQVGAAKQVLTDDLEATEAHLDLIKELARTGLVEARRSVVALRPQLLEEGSLQSALHRLVAQLRTAAMDTTLYYEIEGAVYSLPTEVESNLLRIGQEALTNAIRHANADEIRVELIYDRDRFCLRVRDNGQGFGVGIIPASLGFGLLGMSERAERIGAQLTIRSQPGEGTEMIVTVDQEALP; encoded by the coding sequence ATGGGCAAAACACGCCCCATGAATTATCTACAGAAATTTCATCTAGTCGAGGCAGAAAAAGCGCGAGTCTTAGGGCAATTTTTTGAGGCTGAAGAGTTTTACGAACGAGCGATCGCTCTTGCTGCTGAAAATGAGTTTATCCAGGAAGAAGCACTCGCCTATGAATTAGCGGCAAAACATTATTTGGCGCGAGGTCGGTCAAAAATTGCCCAAACCTACATGAAAGAGGCGCACTATTGCTACGATCGCTGGGGCGCAACCGCTAAAGTTAAAGATTTAGAAAAACGCTATCCACAACTCCTCAAAACCAACCTAGTTCGGCAATCACATTCAATCGTGACCGATGAAACTATCCGTCATCCGACTGCGGCGATCGATTTGGCGGCGGTGATGAAAGCGGCTCAAGCCATCTCAGAAATGATCCATCTCGATCAATTAACTGCAACGTTGATGCAGGTGGTGATAGAAAATACCGGAGCCGAAACTGGCGCTCTGATTCTCTTGGAAGATGATCGGCTCACTGTTGTGGCTCAGTGCAGTGGAAGTAGACAGTGTAACCTAGAAAAGATCACTGTTGCTGGCTGTGCGACAATTCCTGTCTCCGTTATCCAATCAGTAGAACGCACATCTGAAACTCTGGTGTTTGATGATGCAGTCAGCGAACCGTCTTTTTTGACTGATCGGTATATTCAAAACCAACAAACGCGATCGCTCCTGTGTATGCCCATTCTCAAGCAAAATCAGCTGATTGGCATACTTTATCTGGAGAACAATCTCAGTCCCGGAGTGTTTACTAGCGATCGCTTGCAAGTACTTAAACTGTTGATTGCTCAGGCAGCAATTTCACTAGAAAATGCTCGGTTATATGAACGGTTATCGGATTATTCCGAAACACTGGAAAGGAAGGTAGAAGAGCAAACTCAAGCTTTGCAGCAGGAAATCGCGGAACGGCAACAAACCGAAGCCGCATTGAGACAAAGTGAAGCAAATTATCGCAACCTGCTACAAACCGCGAATTCCGTTATCATTCGCTATGATCCGCAAGGACGGATTCGCTACATCAACGATTATGGGGTAAAACTTCTTGGCTATGAAGAACATCAGATTTTAGGGCGGAGCTTATTTGAAACCATCATTCCAGAAACAGAACTTTCTGGACGTGATGTGAGACCCTTTGTCCATGATTTACTTCGTAATCCTCAATCGTACCCGCAAGGCGAGGGTGAAAACCTGTGTCGAGACGGTCGGCGAGTTTGGGTTGTTTGGTCAAATCAAGCCATCTTCAATGAACAAGGAGATGTCGTTGAAATCTTATCGGTTGGCAATGACACCACCCAGCGTAGACAAGCAGAAGAGGCATTACAACGCAGTGAAGCCAAGTTCCGAACTATCTTTGAAAACTCCCAGGTTGGCATCTACCGAACCCGCACCGATGATGGCTTAATTCTCAATGCCAATCAACGCTTTGCCGATCTGTTTGGTTTTGATTCACCCCAAGAAATTATTGGAATTGAACACACTATAGGCTATTGGGTCAATCCCAGCGATCGCCAACAAGGCATTGAGGTGATGAAGCGGGATGGGGAAGTGCGAAGCTATGAAGCACAGATGCGAAAACGAGATGGGACAGTGTTTTGGGGACTTTTCTCTTCTTATTTGAATGCAGCCGATGACTACATCGAAGGGGTGATTGCAGATATTAGCGATCGCAAACAGGCAGAAGTAGCGTTGCAAGCCTCTGAAGCAGAACTGCGATCGCTCTTTTCAGCCATTCCCGATCCGCTGTGTATCTTCACTGCCCAAGGGCAATTGATCTGTGCAATCAAAGGAAATCCGTCATATGGAGAGTTGCATAGGGAGGAGTATATTGGTAAAACACTGCATCAACTCTATGCTACGGGACAAGCTGATGAATTTCTGAGTTACATTCAGCAGGTGCTGAGAACCCAACAAGTACTCACAGTTGAATACAGCCAGTGGATAGCTGGACGAGAAATGTGGTTTTCGGCTCGCATTGCACCGATTCGGCACGAACAGGTGATTTGGATAGCGCGAGATATTACACTGCAAAAGCGAGCAGAAGCAGCCTCAATTTTGGAAGAACGCAACCGCATGGCGCGTGAAATTCACGACACACTCGCTCAGGCGTTTACAGGCATTCTGGCTCAGGTGGGAGCGGCAAAACAGGTGCTAACGGATGATTTAGAAGCCACGGAGGCACACCTAGACCTGATCAAAGAATTGGCGCGAACTGGACTGGTTGAAGCGCGGCGATCGGTAGTAGCGCTCCGTCCTCAGCTTTTGGAGGAAGGCAGTCTACAGAGCGCTCTACATCGTCTCGTCGCTCAACTCAGAACTGCCGCAATGGATACCACTTTATATTATGAGATTGAGGGTGCAGTATATTCTCTGCCGACTGAAGTCGAGAGTAATCTACTGCGGATTGGGCAGGAAGCCTTAACCAATGCGATTCGACACGCCAATGCTGATGAAATTCGAGTGGAGCTAATCTACGATCGCGATCGGTTTTGCTTGCGCGTGAGAGACAATGGACAGGGCTTTGGAGTTGGGATTATTCCAGCCTCTCTTGGTTTTGGCTTACTAGGCATGAGCGAACGGGCAGAGCGCATCGGCGCACAACTCACGATTAGGAGTCAACCTGGAGAAGGAACAGAGATGATTGTTACCGTCGATCAGGAGGCGTTACCATGA
- a CDS encoding response regulator codes for MSQAIRVLIADDHAIFRQGLATIINRDPDMQVIAQAENGEQAIALFGEHQPDVTLMDLRMPEVEGVAAIGAICATAKSARIIVLTTYDSDEDIYRGLQAGAKGYLLKETEPDELLNAIRTVHRGQKYIPPDVGAKLVQRLSNPELSERELEVLRSLAQGMSNADIAAALSIGEGTVKSHVNRILNKLDVSDRTQAVIVAVKRGIVNL; via the coding sequence ATGAGCCAAGCCATTCGGGTTCTGATTGCAGACGATCATGCTATTTTTCGGCAAGGATTAGCCACCATTATTAACCGTGACCCAGATATGCAGGTGATTGCCCAAGCCGAAAATGGGGAACAAGCGATCGCTCTATTTGGGGAACACCAACCAGATGTCACGCTCATGGATCTGCGAATGCCTGAAGTGGAAGGAGTTGCCGCCATCGGTGCAATTTGTGCTACTGCTAAATCTGCTCGGATTATTGTACTGACCACGTATGATAGTGACGAAGATATTTATCGGGGATTGCAGGCAGGCGCAAAAGGATATCTGTTGAAAGAAACTGAACCTGACGAGCTTCTGAATGCTATTCGTACCGTTCATCGGGGTCAGAAGTATATTCCGCCTGATGTAGGAGCAAAGTTGGTACAGCGCCTCAGCAATCCAGAACTGAGTGAAAGAGAACTAGAAGTACTCCGCTCACTGGCGCAGGGAATGAGCAATGCCGATATTGCAGCTGCTTTGAGTATTGGTGAAGGCACTGTCAAATCTCATGTCAATCGGATTTTGAATAAGTTGGATGTGAGCGATCGCACCCAAGCTGTAATTGTTGCCGTTAAACGCGGCATTGTTAATTTATGA
- a CDS encoding CPBP family intramembrane glutamic endopeptidase, producing MRIKATQGHQGSGTEVKDATYVDAAGWGKYRWWRYVLGLMIILFAWMIVANFVSALVALALGGKEGVAALSRLDYAAFGSVGGFVVVMAGFPMFLAGILIAVSLIHQRHPRTLVTARERISWTRIGHGFVAGFVPWVLLGGLGQYLLYPNSFSFNSDLKTFALFVPLALVITAIQTTTEELFFRGYIVQGASLIWSNRMFLAIVSAAIFTLPHATNPESQEGGWIGMFLGYFVGTGLLYAVVSLIDGTTELAIGAHFANNLAYFLLFNWSGSFFTTPALFSISEYHARFYDITSLVLIPVFLVIVFRVFKRNKAS from the coding sequence ATGAGGATTAAAGCAACCCAAGGACATCAGGGAAGCGGAACGGAAGTGAAAGACGCGACTTACGTGGATGCTGCCGGGTGGGGTAAGTATCGGTGGTGGCGGTATGTTCTGGGGCTGATGATCATTCTCTTTGCCTGGATGATCGTCGCTAACTTCGTTAGTGCGCTCGTCGCGCTCGCGCTCGGCGGCAAAGAGGGTGTCGCGGCGCTCAGTCGGCTGGATTACGCCGCGTTCGGTTCTGTGGGAGGTTTCGTCGTAGTCATGGCAGGTTTTCCGATGTTCCTCGCAGGAATTCTCATCGCCGTCTCCCTCATTCACCAGCGTCATCCCCGAACGCTCGTGACGGCGCGGGAGAGGATCAGTTGGACTCGCATCGGTCACGGCTTCGTGGCTGGGTTCGTGCCGTGGGTTCTGCTCGGCGGGCTAGGGCAGTACCTCCTCTACCCCAATAGCTTCTCCTTCAACTCAGACCTTAAGACGTTCGCGCTCTTCGTGCCTTTGGCACTAGTCATCACCGCAATCCAGACGACCACCGAGGAGCTTTTCTTTCGCGGGTACATCGTGCAGGGTGCGAGCCTGATCTGGTCGAACCGCATGTTTCTGGCGATCGTCTCAGCCGCGATCTTCACCCTGCCGCACGCCACCAACCCAGAGTCACAGGAGGGTGGCTGGATCGGGATGTTCCTCGGCTACTTCGTCGGCACGGGTCTATTATATGCGGTCGTTTCATTGATCGACGGCACTACCGAGCTTGCGATCGGCGCGCACTTCGCCAACAATCTCGCGTACTTTCTCTTGTTCAACTGGTCTGGAAGCTTCTTCACCACGCCAGCGCTGTTCAGCATCAGCGAGTACCATGCGAGATTCTATGACATCACCTCTCTTGTGCTGATTCCTGTTTTCCTCGTAATCGTTTTCCGGGTGTTCAAACGCAATAAGGCATCTTAA
- a CDS encoding CPBP family intramembrane glutamic endopeptidase, with protein sequence MRIKATKGKQGIGTEVKDATYVEAARWGKYREWRYVLGLVVILFSWLVIGSLASVFVAFALSGQPDYSVLDPFGKFLFVMAGFPFFLAGVLIAVTLIHRRHPRTLITAREKISWRRVGHGFVAWFVPFCLIGGLGQYFFYPDTFSFNSDLTTFVRFVPIALVLTAIQTTTEELFFRGYIVQGASIVWTNRIFVAIVPAAIFTLPHLLNPEAIAGGWLTVFFTYFLVPGLVWTVVSLVDGTTELAIGVHFANNIGGILLINITGSAMTTPALFTVSEYHATYGALSVLVAIPVFLAIAYKVFKRDEASEPVSQSHHKGRR encoded by the coding sequence ATGAGGATCAAAGCAACTAAAGGAAAGCAGGGAATCGGGACGGAAGTGAAAGACGCGACTTACGTGGAGGCTGCCCGTTGGGGCAAGTATCGGGAGTGGCGGTATGTTCTGGGATTGGTGGTCATACTCTTTTCGTGGCTGGTTATCGGGAGTCTGGCCAGCGTATTCGTCGCGTTCGCGCTCAGCGGCCAGCCGGATTACTCCGTGCTTGATCCCTTTGGGAAGTTCCTGTTTGTTATGGCAGGTTTCCCGTTTTTCCTCGCGGGGGTTCTCATCGCCGTTACCCTTATCCACCGCCGCCACCCCCGAACGCTGATTACGGCGCGGGAAAAGATTAGCTGGCGGCGTGTCGGTCACGGGTTTGTGGCGTGGTTCGTGCCATTCTGCCTGATCGGTGGGCTGGGACAGTACTTCTTCTACCCTGACACCTTCTCCTTCAACTCCGACCTCACGACATTCGTGCGCTTCGTGCCGATCGCACTGGTTCTCACCGCGATCCAGACCACTACTGAAGAGCTTTTCTTTCGCGGATACATCGTGCAGGGCGCGAGCATTGTTTGGACTAACCGCATCTTTGTGGCGATCGTGCCAGCCGCGATCTTCACCCTGCCGCACCTCCTCAACCCGGAGGCGATCGCCGGCGGCTGGCTCACGGTATTCTTCACCTACTTCCTCGTTCCGGGTCTGGTATGGACTGTGGTCTCGCTAGTGGACGGAACCACCGAACTCGCCATTGGCGTACACTTCGCGAACAACATCGGCGGCATACTCCTGATCAACATCACTGGAAGTGCCATGACCACACCGGCTTTGTTCACAGTCAGCGAGTACCACGCGACCTACGGGGCGCTATCAGTACTGGTTGCAATACCTGTGTTTCTGGCGATCGCCTACAAGGTGTTCAAACGCGACGAGGCATCCGAACCCGTTTCCCAGAGCCACCACAAGGGTCGTCGGTGA
- a CDS encoding CPBP family intramembrane glutamic endopeptidase, which produces MAILKQFGILFVLGSVGIVMFTIASIPLVEQQLAKLSPEILEKVPPLGILMLLQGLQYSILLAISILIGISCAYRVGLSSHLIDHWVFHTAKSPSFTVEMKWSLGVGAAAAIVLLLLDQLMQPVLPEALRAANNTEPSWLNLLTAMFYGGITEEILMRWGLMSLLVWIAWKGLKQGVTLPSQGIYQGAIVLAALVFGLLHLPATAAIVPLTPVVIIRALLLNGIVGIAFGWLFWQYSLEAAMLAHVSFHAFASVLSGLLARLA; this is translated from the coding sequence ATGGCAATTCTGAAACAATTCGGGATTTTATTTGTATTGGGCAGTGTGGGAATTGTCATGTTCACGATCGCGTCTATTCCTTTAGTCGAGCAACAGTTAGCGAAACTGTCTCCAGAAATACTGGAAAAAGTGCCACCATTGGGGATTTTAATGCTTCTGCAAGGACTACAGTATTCAATTCTACTGGCAATCAGCATTCTAATTGGAATTAGTTGTGCCTATCGTGTTGGATTAAGCTCCCATTTGATTGATCATTGGGTGTTTCACACCGCTAAGTCTCCATCTTTTACCGTTGAGATGAAGTGGAGCTTGGGTGTGGGTGCAGCTGCAGCGATCGTTCTCTTGTTGCTCGATCAGTTGATGCAACCTGTCCTACCTGAAGCGCTACGGGCAGCAAATAATACAGAGCCAAGTTGGTTGAATTTGCTCACAGCAATGTTCTATGGTGGCATTACTGAGGAAATTTTGATGCGCTGGGGTTTAATGTCGCTGCTGGTTTGGATCGCGTGGAAAGGGCTAAAACAAGGCGTTACGTTGCCAAGTCAAGGGATTTACCAGGGTGCGATCGTTCTAGCCGCGTTAGTATTTGGACTACTACACCTGCCAGCGACTGCCGCGATCGTTCCTCTCACTCCAGTTGTGATTATTCGGGCGTTGTTACTGAATGGGATTGTGGGGATTGCGTTTGGCTGGCTCTTTTGGCAATACTCGCTTGAGGCTGCAATGTTAGCCCATGTCAGCTTTCATGCTTTTGCCTCTGTTCTTAGCGGTTTACTGGCAAGGTTGGCTTAA
- a CDS encoding peptidoglycan-binding domain-containing protein, translating into MMKLTTTRRSISRITGMLAKTTLSIIVITGVGGVLRMHPAIATPPPQQSPILVATAYTDLTLPTLRQGDRGRRVQMLQQILLDNGFLNAAGVRLGNPRGAVVDGAFGAITESAVRDLQQRYNIPVTGQVNPVTWEVLDMRENPYRSPLPWKV; encoded by the coding sequence ATGATGAAATTAACTACAACACGACGCTCAATTTCTAGAATCACTGGGATGCTTGCTAAAACCACTCTATCAATCATCGTGATAACGGGAGTAGGTGGGGTTTTGCGAATGCATCCGGCGATCGCTACCCCTCCACCTCAACAATCTCCTATTCTTGTTGCAACCGCCTACACGGATCTCACATTGCCAACCTTGAGACAGGGCGATCGCGGTAGAAGAGTGCAAATGTTGCAGCAAATTCTCTTAGATAATGGGTTCTTAAATGCTGCTGGAGTCAGGTTGGGAAATCCGAGGGGTGCGGTTGTTGATGGTGCATTTGGCGCGATTACAGAATCTGCGGTGAGAGATTTACAACAACGCTACAACATCCCCGTTACAGGACAGGTTAACCCTGTGACTTGGGAAGTGCTGGATATGCGGGAGAATCCCTATCGATCGCCGCTCCCCTGGAAAGTGTAA